From one Pseudactinotalea sp. HY158 genomic stretch:
- a CDS encoding adenine phosphoribosyltransferase codes for MTSSSSDAELAQRVRGLIRNVADFPEPGIVFRDITPLLADGPTFGEVIEHLADRYRGRIDMVAGVEARGFLLSAPLSAVLGVGTMVVRKAGKLPPPTISSAYTLEYGTAEVEVAATVVVPGQRVLLLDDVLATGGTAGAAASLLEQAGLEVSGIAMLMELSELGGRAALGEHEVYSVVTY; via the coding sequence ATGACCTCGAGCAGCTCCGACGCCGAGCTCGCCCAGCGGGTGCGCGGCCTCATCCGCAACGTAGCCGACTTCCCCGAGCCGGGGATCGTCTTTCGCGACATCACGCCGCTGCTGGCGGACGGGCCGACGTTCGGTGAGGTGATCGAGCACCTCGCCGACCGGTACCGGGGCCGGATCGACATGGTCGCCGGCGTCGAGGCGCGGGGCTTCCTGCTCTCCGCGCCGCTGTCGGCCGTGCTCGGGGTGGGAACGATGGTCGTGCGGAAGGCGGGCAAGCTGCCGCCGCCGACCATCTCCTCCGCCTACACCCTCGAGTACGGCACCGCCGAGGTCGAGGTGGCCGCCACCGTCGTGGTCCCGGGCCAGCGCGTGCTGCTCCTGGACGACGTGCTCGCCACCGGCGGCACCGCGGGGGCCGCCGCCTCGCTGCTCGAGCAGGCCGGCCTCGAGGTCTCCGGCATCGCCATGCTCATGGAACTGAGCGAGCTCGGGGGACGGGCCGCCCTCGGCGAGCACGAGGTCTATTCCGTCGTCACCTACTGA
- a CDS encoding bifunctional (p)ppGpp synthetase/guanosine-3',5'-bis(diphosphate) 3'-pyrophosphohydrolase — MSEEHGSTETDPVVPGSRVRSALVWFGSRGAHPTPPAIEPLMRALRANHPKADVALLERAYSVAERAHRGQMRKSGDPYITHPVAVATILAELGLTPPTLAAALLHDTVEDTSYSLESLRQDFGEEVTLLVDGVTKLDKVTYGEAAQAETVRKMVIAMARDIRVLVIKLADRLHNARTWKYVSSDSASRKARETIEIYAPLAHRLGMNTLKWELEDLSFATLYPKVYEEIVHLVAERAPAREEYLAVVRDRISEDLRVAKIKATVTGRPKHYYSIYQKMIVRGRDFADIYDLVGVRVLVDSVRDCYAALGEIHSQWNPVPGRFKDYIAMPKFNMYQSLHTTVIGPNGKPVEIQIRSFDMHRRAEYGVAAHWKYKEAGRAAGGKGEAEADSMPWLRQLVDWQRETADPGEFLESLRFEMSGAQVFVFTPKGDVMSLPAAATPIDFAYAVHTEVGHHTVGARVNGRLVPLDSTLENGDTIEVFTSRSESAGPSRDWLAFVKSPRARNKIRQWFTKERRDEAVETGKSLIAKALRKQNLPIQRLLKPENLVGIIQELPYRDVTGLYAAVGEGHISAANVVTRLVGSLGGEEGAEEDLAEATLPGRPSPRSSSAGPAVLVSGMDDTDMWVKLARCCTPVPGDDIVGFITRGSGISVHRSDCSNVTALRREPERFIGVEWTSSTTSVFLVNIQVEALDRSGLLSDVTKVLTENHVNILSANVATSRDRVAVSRFLFEMAEPSHLGHVLRAVRQIDGVFDVFRLTGAKPKALVPPED, encoded by the coding sequence GTGAGCGAGGAACACGGCAGCACTGAGACCGACCCGGTCGTGCCCGGGTCGCGGGTGCGCTCCGCCCTCGTCTGGTTCGGGTCGCGCGGCGCCCATCCGACGCCGCCGGCGATCGAGCCGCTCATGCGCGCCCTGCGCGCGAATCACCCGAAGGCCGACGTCGCGCTGCTCGAGCGCGCCTACTCGGTGGCCGAACGCGCCCATCGCGGCCAGATGCGCAAGAGCGGCGATCCGTACATCACGCACCCCGTGGCCGTGGCGACCATCCTGGCCGAGCTCGGCCTCACCCCGCCCACGCTCGCCGCCGCCCTCCTGCACGACACGGTCGAGGACACGTCCTATTCTCTCGAGAGCCTGCGACAGGACTTCGGTGAGGAGGTCACGCTGCTGGTCGACGGCGTCACCAAGCTCGACAAGGTGACCTACGGGGAGGCTGCGCAGGCCGAGACCGTGCGTAAGATGGTCATCGCCATGGCCCGCGACATCCGGGTGCTCGTGATCAAGCTCGCCGACCGGCTCCACAATGCCCGCACGTGGAAGTACGTCTCCTCGGACTCCGCCTCCCGCAAGGCCCGCGAGACCATCGAGATCTATGCCCCGCTGGCCCACCGGCTCGGAATGAACACGCTCAAGTGGGAGCTCGAGGACCTCTCCTTCGCCACCCTGTACCCGAAGGTGTACGAGGAGATCGTCCACCTCGTGGCCGAGCGGGCCCCCGCCCGGGAGGAATACCTCGCGGTCGTGCGGGACCGGATCAGCGAGGATCTGCGCGTGGCCAAGATCAAGGCCACGGTGACCGGGCGGCCCAAGCACTACTACTCCATCTATCAGAAGATGATCGTGCGGGGCCGCGACTTCGCCGATATCTACGACCTCGTGGGCGTGCGCGTGCTCGTCGACTCGGTCCGGGACTGCTATGCCGCGCTCGGGGAGATCCACAGCCAGTGGAACCCCGTGCCGGGCCGGTTCAAGGACTACATCGCGATGCCGAAGTTCAACATGTACCAGTCGTTGCACACGACCGTCATCGGCCCGAACGGCAAGCCGGTCGAGATCCAGATCCGCAGCTTCGACATGCACCGGCGCGCCGAGTACGGGGTCGCCGCGCACTGGAAGTACAAGGAAGCGGGCCGGGCCGCGGGCGGCAAGGGCGAGGCCGAGGCGGATTCGATGCCGTGGCTGCGCCAACTCGTGGACTGGCAGCGCGAGACCGCGGACCCCGGGGAGTTCCTCGAATCGCTCCGCTTCGAGATGTCCGGCGCGCAGGTCTTCGTCTTCACCCCCAAGGGCGACGTCATGTCACTGCCCGCGGCGGCCACCCCGATCGACTTCGCATACGCGGTGCACACCGAGGTCGGCCACCACACGGTCGGGGCCCGCGTGAACGGCCGGCTCGTGCCCCTCGACTCGACCCTCGAGAACGGCGACACGATCGAGGTCTTCACCTCCCGGTCGGAGTCGGCGGGGCCGAGCCGGGACTGGCTCGCGTTCGTCAAGAGTCCGCGCGCCCGGAACAAGATCCGGCAATGGTTCACGAAGGAGCGCCGCGACGAGGCGGTCGAGACCGGCAAGTCCCTCATCGCCAAGGCGCTGCGCAAGCAGAACCTGCCGATCCAGCGGCTCCTCAAGCCCGAGAACCTCGTCGGAATCATCCAGGAACTGCCCTACCGCGACGTCACCGGCCTCTACGCGGCCGTGGGCGAGGGGCACATCTCGGCCGCGAACGTCGTCACCCGACTCGTGGGCAGCCTCGGCGGCGAGGAGGGGGCGGAGGAGGACCTGGCCGAGGCCACGCTCCCCGGCCGCCCGAGCCCCCGCTCGAGCTCGGCGGGCCCGGCGGTGCTCGTCTCCGGCATGGACGACACGGACATGTGGGTCAAGCTCGCCCGCTGCTGCACGCCCGTGCCCGGCGACGACATCGTCGGCTTCATCACCCGCGGCTCGGGCATCTCCGTGCACCGCTCGGACTGCTCGAACGTGACGGCCCTGCGGCGGGAACCGGAGCGGTTCATCGGGGTGGAGTGGACCTCCTCGACCACGAGCGTGTTCCTCGTGAACATCCAGGTCGAGGCGCTCGACCGGAGCGGACTCCTGTCCGATGTGACGAAGGTACTCACGGAGAATCACGTGAACATCCTCTCGGCGAACGTGGCCACGAGCCGCGACCGGGTGGCGGTCTCACGGTTCCTGTTCGAGATGGCCGAACCCTCGCACCTGGGTCACGTGCTGCGCGCCGTGCGCCAGATCGACGGCGTCTTCGACGTCTTCCGGCTCACCGGCGCGAAGCCGAAGGCGCTCGTTCCCCCCGAGGACTGA
- a CDS encoding DUF349 domain-containing protein, which produces MTEQTPATQPEADVPAQEPDAAVEQPAVTDAPLADAAEPAVPAVPVAPAARPAPPRAVPTPAMVAKAVKPAAPAVTATPGTPVASAPAGAAASAASEAETRIDPADFAAAAAFGRVAPDGTVSLLEAGGERVIGQYPDVTAEEALALYIRRFLDLEAQVTLFATRLDQLSARDLDQGLQTLVEALVEPAVVGDLEGLRGRVEELRARVTERKAALAAEREAARAQAHALRTQIVERAEALAALAPEKVQWRAQGEQLRALLDEWKAAQRGEVRLDRAAEDELWKRFSAARSTFDRNRRQHFAELDRRHGQVKEAKERLIARAQELATSTDWGATSAAMRSLMDEWKAAGRASRKDDDALWARFRGAQDTFYQARQEQNAATDAEYGANLQVKLEILVEAEKLVPVTDIAAAKSALRGLQDRWEEAGRVPRDDLKSTEARMRAVEQAVRDADESQWKRTDPRMRARAEGAAAQLEAAIADLRSDLDKARAGGDERRITQAQDALVAREAWLEQVLRAAEDAG; this is translated from the coding sequence GTGACCGAACAGACCCCTGCCACCCAGCCCGAGGCCGACGTGCCCGCGCAGGAGCCCGACGCAGCCGTCGAGCAGCCCGCGGTCACCGACGCTCCACTCGCCGACGCCGCCGAACCGGCCGTGCCCGCTGTGCCGGTCGCTCCCGCTGCCCGCCCCGCCCCGCCGCGGGCCGTGCCGACCCCCGCGATGGTGGCCAAGGCCGTCAAGCCGGCCGCCCCGGCGGTCACCGCCACCCCGGGCACCCCCGTCGCCTCCGCCCCGGCCGGTGCCGCCGCGTCGGCCGCGTCGGAGGCCGAGACCCGGATCGATCCCGCCGATTTCGCGGCCGCGGCCGCGTTCGGCAGGGTGGCACCCGACGGCACCGTGAGCCTGCTCGAGGCCGGGGGCGAACGCGTCATCGGGCAGTACCCGGACGTGACGGCGGAGGAGGCCCTCGCGCTCTACATCCGCCGCTTCCTCGATCTCGAGGCGCAGGTCACGCTGTTCGCCACCCGCCTCGACCAGCTCTCCGCGCGCGACCTCGACCAGGGCCTGCAGACCCTGGTCGAGGCGCTCGTCGAGCCCGCCGTCGTCGGTGACCTCGAGGGGCTGCGCGGCCGGGTGGAGGAGTTGCGCGCCCGCGTGACGGAGCGCAAGGCCGCCCTCGCCGCCGAGCGGGAGGCAGCGCGCGCCCAGGCCCACGCGCTGCGCACCCAGATCGTCGAGCGCGCCGAGGCCCTCGCCGCGCTCGCACCCGAGAAGGTGCAGTGGCGCGCCCAGGGTGAACAGCTGCGCGCCCTGCTCGACGAGTGGAAGGCCGCCCAGCGCGGTGAGGTCCGTCTCGACCGGGCCGCCGAGGACGAGCTGTGGAAGCGGTTCTCGGCCGCACGCTCGACCTTCGACCGCAATCGCCGCCAGCACTTCGCCGAGCTCGACCGCCGTCACGGACAGGTCAAGGAGGCCAAGGAGCGACTCATCGCCCGCGCACAGGAGCTCGCGACCTCGACCGACTGGGGCGCGACGTCCGCGGCGATGCGCTCCCTCATGGACGAGTGGAAGGCGGCCGGCCGCGCCTCCCGCAAGGACGACGACGCCCTCTGGGCACGGTTCCGGGGTGCGCAGGACACGTTCTACCAGGCACGCCAGGAGCAGAACGCGGCCACGGACGCCGAATACGGGGCGAACCTCCAGGTCAAGCTGGAGATCCTCGTCGAGGCGGAGAAGCTCGTGCCCGTCACGGACATCGCCGCCGCCAAGAGCGCGCTGCGCGGCCTGCAGGATCGCTGGGAGGAGGCCGGCCGGGTCCCACGCGACGACCTCAAGAGCACCGAGGCGCGGATGCGCGCGGTCGAACAGGCGGTCCGCGACGCCGACGAATCGCAGTGGAAGCGCACGGATCCGCGGATGCGGGCCCGCGCGGAGGGGGCCGCGGCCCAGCTCGAGGCCGCGATCGCCGACCTGCGCAGCGACCTCGACAAGGCCCGCGCCGGCGGCGACGAACGCCGGATCACCCAGGCCCAGGACGCGCTCGTCGCTCGCGAGGCGTGGCTCGAACAGGTGCTCCGCGCCGCCGAGGACGCCGGCTGA
- a CDS encoding peptidylprolyl isomerase, with protein MSKERERAQQRARAKKAEERRERAVRARRRRTVIVTAVVICVVLALVIVVNQLDGDGPGEGASPTPTAVGYSDPDDTADTTGTADTAPTTEAPGYDAPPPPSEARNAEVIVQTSQGDLTLDLDADAAPQAVASFEFLTEEGFFDGTSCHRLLPSALLQCGDPTGTGTGGPGYSFGPIENAPTDQIYPAGTVAMARVGGQGDSMGSQFFLVFEDTPLPDDAAGGYTVMGTITSGLDVLRQIGAAGTVDGSSDGRPKNDVIIESMEIT; from the coding sequence GTGTCCAAGGAACGGGAGCGCGCTCAGCAGCGCGCGCGCGCCAAGAAGGCCGAGGAACGTCGGGAGCGGGCCGTCCGTGCCCGACGCCGACGCACGGTGATCGTGACCGCGGTGGTGATCTGCGTCGTCCTCGCGCTCGTGATCGTGGTGAACCAGCTCGACGGCGACGGCCCCGGGGAGGGCGCCTCCCCGACGCCGACCGCGGTCGGCTACTCCGACCCTGATGACACTGCAGACACGACCGGCACTGCCGACACCGCCCCCACGACCGAGGCGCCGGGATACGACGCGCCGCCGCCGCCGTCCGAGGCCCGCAACGCCGAGGTGATCGTTCAGACCAGCCAGGGCGACCTCACCCTCGACCTCGACGCGGACGCCGCCCCGCAGGCGGTCGCGAGCTTCGAGTTCCTCACCGAGGAGGGGTTCTTCGACGGCACCTCCTGCCATCGCCTCCTGCCCTCGGCGCTCTTGCAGTGCGGCGATCCCACCGGCACGGGCACCGGGGGGCCCGGGTATTCCTTCGGTCCGATCGAGAATGCCCCCACCGACCAGATCTATCCGGCCGGAACGGTCGCGATGGCCCGGGTCGGCGGCCAGGGGGATTCGATGGGCTCGCAGTTCTTCCTGGTCTTCGAGGATACGCCGTTGCCGGACGATGCCGCCGGTGGTTATACCGTTATGGGTACGATCACCTCGGGATTGGACGTGTTGCGGCAGATCGGAGCGGCCGGGACCGTCGACGGTTCTTCGGACGGGCGTCCGAAGAACGACGTCATCATTGAAAGTATGGAGATCACGTGA
- the hisS gene encoding histidine--tRNA ligase yields the protein MSRIAPLSGFPEWSPAERVVESHILDTLRRTFELHGYAGIETRAVEPLDRLLAKGETSKEVYLLRRLQGADEPDEPDATSDRGTAGDTLGLHFDLTVPLARYVLENAGRLAFPFRRHQIQKVWRGERPQDGRYREFCQADIDVIGDGTLPFHYEVEMPLVIADAFARLRSIGVPAIRISVNNRKICQGFYQGIGLTDVDGTLRTVDKLDKIGPDAVGELLRAEQGATAEQAEAALALAAISGADTSVVDRVRALGVTNDLLEEGLGELARLIDAAMVRAPGVIVADLKIARGLDYYTGSVYETTLVGHEGLGSICSGGRYDSLATDGKRTYPGVGISVGVTRLVSRLLGAGLVTATRSVPSAVLVSVWHEDSRPRSEEIAAALRARGIPCEVAPTAAKLGKQIRFADRRGIPYVWFPAQDAAGTGEVKDIRSGDQQPADPSVWEPAAADLWPGVRAGDA from the coding sequence ATGAGCAGAATCGCGCCCTTGTCCGGATTCCCCGAATGGTCCCCAGCCGAACGCGTCGTGGAATCCCATATCCTCGACACGCTGCGGCGGACCTTCGAGTTGCACGGATACGCCGGGATCGAGACCCGCGCGGTCGAACCGCTGGACCGGCTCCTCGCCAAGGGGGAGACCTCGAAGGAGGTCTACCTGCTGCGCCGGCTCCAGGGCGCCGACGAACCCGATGAGCCCGACGCCACGTCGGACCGGGGCACCGCCGGGGACACGCTCGGGCTCCACTTCGACCTGACGGTGCCGCTCGCACGATACGTGCTGGAGAACGCCGGCCGGCTGGCCTTTCCGTTCCGCCGACACCAGATCCAGAAGGTGTGGCGCGGCGAGCGCCCACAGGACGGGCGCTACCGGGAGTTCTGCCAGGCGGACATCGACGTCATCGGCGACGGCACCCTGCCGTTCCATTACGAGGTCGAGATGCCGCTCGTCATCGCCGACGCGTTCGCTCGACTGCGCTCGATCGGCGTGCCGGCGATCCGGATCAGCGTGAACAACCGCAAGATCTGCCAGGGCTTCTACCAGGGCATCGGGCTCACCGACGTCGACGGCACCCTGCGCACGGTCGACAAGCTCGACAAGATCGGCCCGGACGCGGTCGGTGAGCTCCTGCGGGCGGAGCAGGGGGCGACGGCCGAGCAGGCCGAGGCCGCCCTCGCGCTGGCCGCGATCTCGGGCGCGGACACCTCGGTGGTCGATCGGGTCCGCGCGCTCGGCGTGACGAACGACCTGCTCGAGGAGGGGCTGGGAGAGCTCGCCCGGCTCATCGACGCCGCCATGGTGCGTGCCCCCGGTGTCATCGTTGCGGATCTGAAGATCGCCCGGGGCCTCGACTACTACACCGGCTCCGTCTACGAGACGACGCTCGTGGGCCACGAGGGCCTCGGGTCCATCTGTTCCGGTGGCCGATACGATTCGCTGGCCACGGACGGCAAGCGCACCTATCCCGGCGTCGGGATCTCGGTGGGCGTCACCCGGCTCGTCTCGCGCCTGCTGGGCGCGGGCCTCGTGACGGCGACCCGGTCCGTGCCGAGTGCCGTGCTCGTGTCGGTCTGGCACGAGGACTCCCGGCCCCGCAGCGAGGAGATCGCCGCGGCCCTGCGGGCGCGGGGCATCCCGTGCGAGGTCGCGCCGACCGCCGCCAAGCTCGGCAAGCAGATCCGCTTCGCCGACCGGCGGGGCATTCCGTACGTCTGGTTCCCCGCGCAGGACGCGGCCGGGACCGGCGAGGTCAAGGACATCCGCTCGGGCGACCAGCAGCCGGCCGACCCGAGCGTGTGGGAGCCGGCCGCGGCCGATCTGTGGCCCGGGGTGCGCGCCGGCGACGCCTGA
- a CDS encoding DEAD/DEAH box helicase, which translates to MTTFADLGLSTAALDRVASLGFTTPTDIQIQAIPVLLAGSDVVGVAQTGTGKTAAFGLPLLARVDADLRQVQALVLTPTRELAMQVADAVAELGDRAIEVLPVYGGSPFGPQLRGLAGGAQVVVGTPGRVIDMIERGALDLSTVRYVVLDEADEMLRMGFAEDVDQILAGAARDRQTALFSATMPATIRRVARTHMHDPVEVTTSPVTSATRTITQQYAVVPFRHKVGALGRILETTEAEAAIIFVRTRKDADEVGAQLSAQGINAASISGDVAQRDRERIVERLRSGRLDVLVATDVAARGLDVERIGLVVNYDVPREVEAYVHRIGRTGRAGRAGTAFTFFTPKEAHRLRQIEKVTGSKLVETAVPSPAQVSAHKARAVLAAVPERIGSGRLESYREQLTTLVAESSLDLLDVAAALVAAGVGDSGPRRIEHDRRESRAGETERFDRTDRFDRSPASSASSGREDRGRFDRQSRPDRSDRPDRRDRGTRFAGSTVYRVSVGRNHGVRPEGIVGAVTGEAGLRGSDLGKITINSTFSLVEISADLDSDQLHRLDRAMVAGKPLRLRADTGRAPRDFDRSSRSRERSRESWSANRRPNTHGGERRAGERRQSWADR; encoded by the coding sequence GTGACCACATTCGCCGATCTCGGCTTGTCCACTGCTGCGCTCGATCGCGTGGCCTCCCTCGGCTTCACCACTCCGACCGATATCCAGATCCAGGCGATCCCGGTGCTGCTCGCCGGCTCCGACGTCGTGGGCGTGGCCCAGACGGGCACGGGCAAGACCGCCGCCTTCGGCCTGCCGCTCCTCGCCCGCGTCGACGCCGACCTCCGGCAGGTCCAGGCCCTCGTGCTCACGCCGACCCGCGAGCTCGCCATGCAGGTCGCCGATGCCGTGGCCGAGCTCGGCGATCGCGCGATCGAGGTGCTGCCCGTCTACGGCGGCTCCCCCTTCGGCCCGCAGTTGCGCGGACTCGCCGGGGGCGCGCAGGTCGTGGTCGGCACGCCGGGACGCGTGATCGACATGATCGAGCGCGGCGCCCTCGACCTGTCGACGGTGCGCTACGTCGTGCTCGACGAGGCGGACGAGATGCTGCGCATGGGCTTCGCCGAGGACGTCGACCAGATCCTCGCCGGCGCCGCCCGCGACCGGCAGACGGCGCTCTTCTCCGCCACCATGCCCGCGACCATCCGCCGCGTGGCCCGCACCCACATGCACGACCCGGTCGAGGTGACCACCTCGCCGGTCACCTCCGCGACCCGCACCATCACCCAGCAGTACGCGGTCGTGCCCTTCCGGCACAAGGTCGGCGCCCTGGGCCGGATCCTCGAGACGACCGAGGCGGAGGCGGCGATCATCTTCGTGCGCACCCGCAAGGACGCCGACGAGGTCGGCGCGCAGCTGAGCGCCCAGGGGATCAACGCCGCCTCCATCAGCGGTGACGTGGCCCAGCGCGACCGGGAGCGCATCGTCGAGCGGCTCCGGTCGGGCCGCCTCGACGTGCTCGTCGCGACCGACGTCGCCGCCCGCGGACTCGACGTCGAGCGGATCGGCCTCGTGGTCAACTACGACGTCCCGCGCGAGGTCGAGGCCTACGTCCACCGGATCGGCCGGACCGGCCGCGCCGGCCGCGCCGGCACCGCCTTCACCTTCTTCACGCCGAAGGAGGCCCACCGGCTGCGTCAGATCGAGAAGGTCACCGGTTCCAAGCTGGTGGAGACCGCCGTGCCCTCCCCGGCCCAGGTGAGCGCCCACAAGGCGCGCGCCGTGCTCGCGGCGGTGCCCGAGCGGATCGGCTCCGGCCGACTCGAGTCCTACCGGGAGCAGCTCACCACCCTCGTGGCCGAGTCGTCCCTCGACCTGCTCGACGTCGCCGCCGCCCTCGTGGCCGCCGGCGTCGGCGACTCCGGTCCCCGCCGAATCGAGCACGACCGCCGCGAGTCCCGCGCGGGCGAGACCGAGCGCTTCGACCGCACGGACCGGTTCGACCGGTCCCCTGCGTCATCGGCGTCCTCGGGACGCGAGGACCGCGGGCGCTTCGACCGGCAGAGTCGCCCGGATCGCTCGGATCGTCCGGATCGACGGGACCGCGGCACCCGGTTCGCGGGCAGCACCGTGTACCGGGTGAGCGTCGGACGCAATCACGGCGTGCGGCCGGAGGGGATCGTCGGGGCCGTCACCGGTGAGGCCGGGCTGCGCGGCTCCGATCTGGGCAAGATCACGATCAACTCGACCTTCTCGCTCGTGGAGATCTCGGCCGACCTCGACTCCGATCAGCTCCACCGGCTCGACCGGGCCATGGTCGCGGGCAAGCCGCTGCGTCTGCGGGCGGACACGGGCCGCGCCCCCCGCGACTTCGATCGTTCCTCCCGAAGCCGGGAGCGGAGCCGGGAGTCCTGGTCGGCGAACCGTCGCCCGAACACTCACGGGGGCGAGCGTCGCGCCGGCGAACGACGCCAGAGCTGGGCGGATCGCTGA
- the aspS gene encoding aspartate--tRNA ligase, giving the protein MYRTHEAGTLSAGDIGTTITLAGWVDRRRDHGGVAFIDLRDASGIAQVVIRDDEVAHPLRSEFVLSVTGEVARRPEGNENPNLPSGQIEVIAAEVTVLNTSAALPFQVSTALEENVTVGEEARLAHRYLDLRRPAPARALRLRARANRAARAVLDDAGFVEVETPTLTRSTPEGARDFLVPARLAPGSWYALPQSPQLFKQLLMVAGMERYYQIARCYRDEDFRADRQPEFTQLDVELSFVEQDDVIELAEQVLGALWELIGYTIPTPIPRITFADAMRRFGTDKPDLRFDLELVELTDYFADTPFRVFQAPYVGAVVMPGGAGQPRRAFDGWQEWAKQRGAKGLAYVTVAEDGTLGGPVAKNLSEEERAGLVAATGASPGDAVFFAAGGETASRALLGAARVEIAERTGLIDPDAWAFTWVVDAPLFKPTGEDDDVAVGEGAWTAVHHAFTSPTPEWIDTFEQDPGAALAYAYDIVCNGNEIGGGSIRIHRRDVQERVFAVMGIDAAEAQEKFGFLLEAFAFGAPPHGGIAFGWDRIVALLTHSESIRDVIAFPKSGGGFDPLTQAPAPITAQQRREAGVDARPKGEQAAAAGGGTGSARAGAASA; this is encoded by the coding sequence GTGTACCGCACCCACGAGGCCGGCACGCTCAGTGCCGGGGACATCGGCACGACCATCACCCTCGCCGGGTGGGTGGATCGCAGGCGTGACCACGGCGGTGTGGCGTTCATCGATCTTCGGGACGCGAGCGGGATCGCCCAGGTCGTCATCCGCGACGACGAGGTGGCCCACCCGCTGCGCTCGGAGTTCGTGCTCTCCGTCACGGGCGAGGTCGCCCGCCGGCCCGAGGGGAACGAGAACCCGAACCTGCCCTCCGGGCAGATCGAGGTGATCGCGGCCGAGGTCACCGTGCTCAACACCTCCGCCGCGCTGCCCTTCCAGGTCTCCACGGCCCTGGAGGAGAACGTCACCGTCGGCGAGGAGGCCCGGCTCGCCCACCGCTACCTCGACCTGCGCCGGCCCGCTCCGGCGCGCGCCCTGCGCCTGCGTGCCCGCGCGAACCGGGCGGCCCGGGCGGTGCTCGACGACGCCGGCTTCGTCGAGGTCGAGACCCCGACCCTGACCCGGTCGACGCCCGAGGGCGCCCGGGACTTCCTCGTGCCCGCCCGGCTCGCGCCCGGATCGTGGTACGCGCTGCCACAGTCCCCGCAGCTGTTCAAGCAGCTCCTCATGGTCGCCGGCATGGAGCGCTACTACCAGATCGCCCGCTGCTACCGCGACGAGGACTTCCGCGCCGACCGCCAGCCCGAGTTCACCCAGCTCGATGTGGAGCTGAGCTTCGTGGAACAGGACGACGTGATCGAGCTGGCCGAGCAGGTGCTCGGGGCCCTGTGGGAGCTCATCGGGTACACGATCCCGACCCCGATCCCGCGGATCACGTTCGCCGACGCGATGCGCCGCTTCGGCACGGACAAGCCGGACCTGCGCTTCGACCTCGAGCTGGTCGAGCTGACCGACTACTTCGCCGACACCCCGTTCCGGGTGTTCCAGGCCCCGTACGTGGGCGCCGTCGTCATGCCCGGCGGCGCGGGCCAGCCCCGGCGCGCCTTCGACGGCTGGCAGGAGTGGGCGAAGCAGCGCGGCGCGAAGGGCCTCGCCTACGTCACCGTGGCCGAGGACGGAACCCTCGGCGGGCCCGTGGCCAAGAACCTGTCCGAGGAGGAACGGGCCGGGCTCGTGGCGGCCACCGGTGCCTCCCCGGGCGACGCGGTCTTCTTCGCCGCCGGCGGCGAGACGGCCTCCCGGGCGCTGCTCGGCGCCGCGCGGGTCGAGATCGCCGAGCGCACCGGCCTCATCGACCCCGACGCCTGGGCCTTCACCTGGGTCGTCGACGCCCCGCTGTTCAAGCCGACCGGCGAGGACGACGACGTGGCCGTGGGGGAGGGTGCGTGGACCGCTGTCCACCACGCCTTCACCTCCCCGACGCCCGAATGGATCGACACCTTCGAGCAGGACCCGGGCGCCGCCCTGGCCTACGCCTACGACATCGTGTGCAACGGCAACGAGATCGGCGGCGGCTCCATCCGTATCCACCGCCGGGACGTGCAGGAGCGCGTGTTCGCGGTCATGGGCATCGACGCCGCGGAGGCGCAGGAGAAGTTCGGGTTCCTGCTCGAGGCCTTCGCCTTCGGCGCGCCGCCCCACGGCGGCATCGCCTTCGGCTGGGACCGCATCGTCGCCCTGCTCACCCACTCGGAGTCCATCCGCGACGTCATCGCCTTCCCCAAGTCCGGCGGCGGTTTCGATCCGCTGACCCAGGCGCCCGCGCCCATCACGGCGCAGCAGCGCCGCGAGGCCGGCGTCGACGCCCGGCCCAAGGGGGAACAGGCCGCCGCCGCCGGCGGCGGAACCGGATCAGCCCGGGCGGGAGCGGCGAGCGCGTAG